Proteins encoded in a region of the Photobacterium profundum SS9 genome:
- the dprA gene encoding DNA-processing protein DprA produces the protein MMTTLESWLILAAVPYLGGCRISKLLQYATPIELIEMPAEQLRAIGLSSAQVAALHNPKRQRIDHALIWAEQNNHTILTLDSPFYPALLKEISSAPPLLFVRGEDRWLREPQLAVIGSRSASLDGREAAYDFSAALVAANYVVTSGLALGIDGQAHYGALKNGGATVAVLGSGLNHIYPASHRTLASQIIEQGALVSEFWPDEKPRPQNFPRRNRVISGLSVGVLVIEAAERSGSLITARYALDQGRDVFALPGSIHNPGSRGCNALIKSGAKLVESPVDIFEEVGALTECAINSQMNLSLPQPENEELPFSAVLATVGKEAIPVDVVAERCKLPIHEVMMQLLDLELQGVVSTVPGGYIRTRRG, from the coding sequence ATGATGACAACATTAGAAAGTTGGTTAATTCTAGCTGCGGTCCCATATTTGGGTGGTTGTAGAATTAGCAAATTATTGCAATATGCGACGCCGATAGAATTAATCGAGATGCCCGCAGAGCAACTTCGTGCCATTGGCTTATCATCAGCGCAAGTTGCAGCATTGCATAACCCCAAACGGCAACGCATTGATCATGCACTAATATGGGCTGAGCAAAATAATCACACCATTCTTACCTTAGACTCTCCTTTTTACCCTGCTTTATTAAAAGAAATATCATCTGCCCCGCCTTTGCTGTTTGTTCGTGGTGAAGATCGTTGGTTACGTGAACCCCAACTGGCTGTTATTGGCAGCCGTTCTGCCAGTCTTGATGGTCGTGAAGCGGCGTATGATTTCTCTGCTGCATTAGTTGCCGCTAATTATGTTGTTACCAGTGGCTTAGCATTAGGCATCGATGGTCAAGCGCATTATGGCGCATTAAAAAATGGTGGTGCGACAGTTGCGGTATTAGGTTCAGGACTTAATCATATTTACCCTGCAAGTCATCGAACCCTAGCCAGTCAAATTATCGAGCAAGGTGCACTTGTTTCTGAGTTTTGGCCCGATGAAAAACCACGGCCACAAAATTTCCCTCGTCGTAATAGAGTGATCAGCGGGCTGTCGGTTGGTGTTCTTGTTATAGAGGCAGCAGAGCGAAGTGGCTCATTAATTACGGCACGCTATGCTTTAGATCAAGGACGAGATGTTTTTGCTTTACCCGGTTCGATTCATAATCCTGGCAGTCGAGGTTGTAACGCCTTGATAAAATCTGGTGCTAAACTGGTAGAAAGTCCGGTCGATATATTTGAAGAGGTAGGTGCGCTGACGGAATGCGCAATAAATAGCCAAATGAACTTGTCGTTGCCACAACCTGAAAATGAAGAATTGCCATTTTCAGCCGTGTTGGCTACCGTAGGCAAAGAAGCAATACCCGTTGATGTGGTTGCTGAACGCTGTAAACTGCCCATACATGAAGTTATGATGCAATTACTAGATTTAGAATTGCAAGGCGTTGTGAGTACAGTGCCCGGTGGTTATATCAGAACGAGGAGGGGCTAG
- a CDS encoding LysM peptidoglycan-binding domain-containing protein: MRLGVLLFIFISSLSVSWANTGLPIVKKNVPEIYTVKKGDTLWDISAYFLNNPWLWPQLWQANDYIQNPHLIYPGDKLHLVWINGRPQLQLKKTVVLSPQIRIKHSPITTLQETLIFPYLAENKLITAKSAAQLPRVFGASDAKGYMSPGDRIWVDTELLLGTEWWVYRVEADFTRNDETKAKVVSLKEIAKLRTSEIQENMSLMTVESFRQEISQNDILLPAPLDSADADMNFSPSTAPAEIQASVLGHLEGHEYIATSQVVVLDRGHLDNLAAGNVLQLFRPGAEVTGEKGNYAYKKAQNWLSAKRQLSSLHIGEVMVIRPYEYFSLAVVTRSLEPFRAGVLALPPHLVE; this comes from the coding sequence ATGAGGCTGGGCGTCTTATTGTTTATTTTTATTTCTTCATTGTCTGTTAGTTGGGCAAATACTGGGTTACCCATTGTAAAAAAGAATGTTCCTGAGATTTATACTGTCAAAAAAGGCGATACGCTATGGGATATATCTGCCTACTTTCTTAATAATCCTTGGTTATGGCCTCAACTTTGGCAGGCGAACGATTATATTCAAAACCCTCACTTAATCTATCCTGGTGATAAATTACATCTGGTATGGATAAATGGTCGTCCGCAATTACAGTTAAAAAAAACTGTCGTGCTATCGCCTCAGATCCGGATTAAACACTCCCCCATTACTACCCTTCAAGAAACATTAATTTTCCCTTATTTAGCTGAAAATAAATTGATCACAGCAAAAAGTGCCGCTCAACTTCCTCGGGTCTTTGGGGCGAGTGATGCAAAGGGATATATGTCTCCTGGCGACAGAATTTGGGTAGATACCGAGCTACTGTTAGGCACTGAGTGGTGGGTATATCGTGTCGAAGCTGATTTTACCCGTAACGATGAGACCAAGGCGAAAGTCGTGTCACTCAAAGAGATTGCTAAGCTGAGAACGTCAGAAATACAAGAGAATATGAGTTTGATGACGGTGGAATCTTTTCGTCAAGAGATCAGCCAGAACGATATTTTATTGCCTGCGCCATTAGATAGTGCAGATGCTGATATGAACTTTTCACCATCAACAGCACCTGCCGAGATTCAAGCCAGTGTGTTAGGGCACTTAGAAGGACATGAGTATATAGCGACATCTCAAGTTGTTGTACTCGATCGTGGTCATTTAGATAACCTCGCGGCAGGCAATGTATTACAGCTATTTAGACCTGGTGCGGAAGTAACAGGAGAGAAAGGTAATTATGCGTATAAAAAAGCACAAAATTGGTTATCTGCAAAACGACAACTCAGCAGTCTGCATATTGGTGAAGTAATGGTTATCCGCCCATATGAATATTTTAGCTTAGCAGTCGTAACACGTAGCCTAGAGCCCTTTCGTGCTGGTGTGCTTGCGTTACCTCCACATTTAGTTGAATGA
- a CDS encoding type I DNA topoisomerase: MAGKVHDQLFDAHEHALEQEEPCPTCGGQLQTRYGKRGPFLGCSNYPECDFIRPQNQNDGHIVKHLGKPCPSCDSELVLRQGRFGMFIGCASFPDCQHIEPLEKKADDTQILCPDCHKGHLVQRKSRYGKVFFACDQYPACRFAVNNKPVAQQCETCGFPLLVEKDFATGIKLQCADKKCHHIQQ, from the coding sequence ATGGCCGGCAAAGTTCACGACCAGTTATTTGACGCTCATGAGCATGCGTTAGAGCAAGAAGAGCCCTGCCCGACTTGTGGTGGGCAATTACAAACGCGTTATGGTAAACGCGGTCCTTTTCTTGGGTGTTCAAATTACCCTGAGTGCGATTTTATTCGTCCACAGAATCAGAATGATGGGCACATTGTCAAACACCTTGGTAAGCCATGCCCTAGTTGTGATAGCGAACTGGTTTTACGACAAGGTCGTTTTGGGATGTTTATTGGTTGTGCGAGTTTCCCTGATTGCCAGCACATTGAGCCCTTAGAGAAAAAAGCGGACGATACTCAAATTTTGTGTCCAGATTGTCACAAAGGGCACCTCGTTCAACGAAAGTCTCGTTATGGCAAAGTATTCTTTGCTTGTGACCAATATCCAGCATGTCGTTTCGCCGTAAACAATAAGCCTGTCGCACAACAATGCGAAACCTGTGGTTTTCCTCTATTAGTAGAGAAAGATTTTGCTACGGGTATCAAATTGCAATGTGCAGATAAGAAGTGTCACCACATTCAGCAATAA
- the hemF gene encoding oxygen-dependent coproporphyrinogen oxidase, giving the protein MEHVDKHAVKAFLLSLQDQICQSLESQDKSAAFEQDEWQREQGGGGRSRVLRQGSVFEQAGVNFSHVFGTKMPASATAHRPELAGRSFEAMGVSLVIHPNNPYIPTSHANVRFFIAEKEGEAPVWWFGGGFDLTPFYPFEEDCQHWHNTAKYLCAPFGDDIYEQHKVWCDKYFFLPHRNETRGVGGLFFDDLNEWGFEKSFAYTQAVGNGFIDGYLPIVQRRQDTPYGEREREFQLYRRGRYVEFNLVYDRGTLFGLQSGGRTESILMSMPPLARWEYCYEPKAGSAEADLYENYLQPREW; this is encoded by the coding sequence ATGGAACATGTTGATAAGCACGCAGTGAAAGCTTTTTTATTATCACTTCAAGATCAAATATGCCAAAGCTTGGAAAGCCAAGATAAGAGCGCAGCATTTGAGCAAGATGAATGGCAACGTGAACAAGGTGGCGGCGGCCGTAGTCGTGTTCTTCGTCAAGGAAGTGTGTTTGAGCAAGCTGGCGTTAATTTTTCTCATGTTTTTGGTACGAAAATGCCGGCTTCTGCTACTGCTCATCGTCCTGAACTCGCCGGACGTAGCTTTGAAGCGATGGGCGTGTCATTAGTTATCCACCCTAATAACCCTTATATCCCGACCTCTCATGCCAATGTACGTTTCTTTATTGCAGAAAAAGAGGGGGAAGCGCCTGTATGGTGGTTTGGTGGTGGTTTTGACTTAACCCCTTTTTATCCTTTTGAAGAAGATTGTCAGCACTGGCATAACACAGCAAAGTATTTGTGTGCCCCATTTGGTGATGATATTTATGAGCAGCATAAAGTATGGTGCGATAAATACTTTTTCTTACCTCATCGTAATGAAACGCGCGGTGTCGGTGGTTTGTTTTTCGATGATTTGAATGAGTGGGGCTTTGAAAAAAGTTTTGCTTATACACAAGCTGTGGGAAATGGCTTTATTGACGGGTACTTGCCTATTGTTCAACGTCGTCAAGATACCCCTTATGGTGAGAGAGAGCGGGAATTTCAGCTATATCGTCGAGGGCGCTATGTTGAATTTAACTTGGTGTATGACCGAGGCACGCTGTTTGGACTACAAAGTGGTGGGCGGACAGAATCAATATTAATGTCAATGCCGCCATTAGCTCGATGGGAATACTGTTATGAGCCTAAGGCGGGATCGGCTGAAGCGGATTTGTATGAAAACTACCTGCAGCCGCGAGAATGGTAA
- a CDS encoding gamma carbonic anhydrase family protein — MHSALRSYKGITPTLHENVYIDSSAVLIGDIELNTDTSIWPLVAARGDVNHIKIGARSNVQDGAVLHVTRKTPDNPTGHPLIIGDDVTIGHKAMLHGCHVGHRVLVGMGAILLDGAIIEDDVIIGAGSLVPPGKVLKSGFLYIGSPVKQARPLNDNERTFLPTSADNYVRLKNEYLAESENL, encoded by the coding sequence ATGCACTCAGCACTACGATCTTATAAGGGAATAACGCCCACTCTTCATGAAAATGTTTATATCGACAGCTCTGCAGTACTCATCGGAGACATTGAATTAAACACTGATACCAGTATTTGGCCTTTAGTGGCAGCAAGAGGCGATGTAAACCACATTAAAATTGGCGCAAGAAGCAATGTACAAGACGGGGCTGTTTTACATGTCACACGTAAAACACCCGATAACCCCACAGGTCATCCTTTAATTATTGGTGATGATGTGACAATAGGGCACAAAGCAATGTTACATGGCTGCCATGTTGGTCATCGTGTATTAGTCGGAATGGGTGCAATTCTATTAGATGGCGCCATTATAGAAGATGACGTCATTATTGGAGCGGGAAGTTTAGTACCACCAGGCAAAGTGCTTAAAAGTGGTTTCCTCTATATAGGTAGCCCTGTTAAACAAGCACGCCCATTAAATGATAACGAACGCACCTTTCTTCCAACGTCCGCTGATAACTATGTCAGGCTTAAAAATGAGTACTTAGCTGAAAGTGAAAATCTTTAA
- the purE gene encoding 5-(carboxyamino)imidazole ribonucleotide mutase, translated as MTKPFVAVLMGSDSDLPVMQATLDVLKSFEITTEVKVTSAHRTPAATHSYVTDAEARGCGVFICAAGLAAHLAGAVAGITTLPVIGVPIDAGPLKGMDALLSTAMMPGGVPVATVAIGSAGAKNAGYLAAQILATGDKALALAVKADRQKNAEAVIAKDAALQERLKG; from the coding sequence ATGACTAAGCCATTTGTAGCTGTTTTGATGGGTTCAGATTCAGATTTGCCAGTAATGCAGGCAACGCTTGATGTTTTAAAATCTTTTGAAATTACGACTGAAGTGAAAGTAACTTCTGCTCACCGTACACCAGCCGCAACGCATAGCTATGTGACTGATGCTGAAGCGCGTGGTTGTGGCGTATTTATTTGTGCAGCAGGCTTAGCGGCACATTTAGCAGGTGCTGTTGCTGGTATTACAACATTACCTGTTATCGGAGTGCCAATTGATGCTGGTCCTCTAAAAGGAATGGATGCATTACTTTCAACTGCAATGATGCCAGGTGGTGTACCTGTTGCTACCGTTGCTATTGGTAGCGCTGGTGCAAAAAACGCAGGTTACTTAGCGGCACAAATTCTAGCGACTGGCGATAAAGCGCTAGCATTAGCAGTAAAAGCTGATCGTCAAAAGAACGCTGAAGCTGTTATTGCGAAAGATGCAGCTTTACAAGAGCGTCTAAAGGGCTAA
- a CDS encoding L-threonylcarbamoyladenylate synthase yields MDNLQQVVSALQSGEVIAYPTEGVFGVGCDPDNPQAVEKLLALKQRPIEKGLILIAANYQQLQPYIDDAQLSDLQKQKIFSTWPGPVTWVMPVKKDISPLLTGKFTSIAVRVSDHPLVQKLCHQFGKPITSTSANLTGLPPCKTVTEVQNQLGEHLSAILEGETGGRENPTEIRDAFSDTVLRQG; encoded by the coding sequence ATGGACAACTTGCAGCAAGTTGTATCTGCGTTACAAAGCGGAGAGGTCATTGCTTATCCAACAGAGGGTGTATTTGGTGTCGGGTGTGATCCTGATAATCCACAAGCTGTCGAAAAGCTACTTGCTTTAAAACAGCGTCCGATCGAGAAAGGTTTGATTCTGATTGCGGCTAACTATCAACAACTACAGCCGTATATTGATGATGCCCAGCTTAGTGATTTACAAAAGCAGAAAATATTTTCGACGTGGCCAGGGCCAGTTACCTGGGTGATGCCTGTAAAAAAAGATATCTCTCCTCTCCTAACGGGCAAATTTACATCGATAGCTGTTCGAGTGAGTGATCATCCTTTAGTGCAGAAACTTTGTCATCAGTTTGGTAAACCTATCACCTCTACCAGTGCTAATTTAACCGGATTACCACCGTGTAAAACTGTGACTGAAGTACAGAATCAGTTAGGTGAGCACTTAAGTGCTATTTTAGAAGGTGAGACTGGTGGGCGTGAAAACCCAACAGAAATTCGAGATGCATTTAGTGATACTGTATTACGTCAGGGTTAG
- a CDS encoding DUF494 family protein translates to MMDILMYLFETYIQSDVELLVDQDELSDELSRAGFHQDDIYKALNWLEKLAALQETETIPYMNNSAITSIRVYIPQEMARMDVTCRGFLTYLEQIHVLSADTREMVIDRVMELETSDFVLDDLKWIILMVLFNAPGNENAYTQMEELLYGAEDGYIH, encoded by the coding sequence ATGATGGATATTCTTATGTACCTGTTTGAAACCTATATCCAAAGCGACGTGGAGCTATTGGTTGATCAGGATGAACTTTCAGATGAGCTTAGTCGTGCCGGATTTCATCAAGATGATATCTACAAGGCATTAAACTGGCTTGAAAAGCTTGCTGCTCTGCAAGAAACAGAAACCATACCGTACATGAATAATAGTGCGATAACGTCTATTCGTGTTTATATTCCACAAGAGATGGCTCGAATGGATGTAACATGTCGCGGATTTTTGACCTATTTAGAGCAAATTCATGTATTAAGTGCCGATACGCGTGAGATGGTTATTGATCGTGTGATGGAACTAGAAACAAGCGACTTTGTATTAGATGATTTGAAGTGGATTATTTTAATGGTGCTCTTTAACGCACCTGGTAATGAAAATGCTTACACTCAGATGGAAGAACTGCTTTACGGAGCAGAAGATGGATACATTCACTAA
- the aroE gene encoding shikimate dehydrogenase — MDKYVVFGNPIAQSKSPFIHTLFARQTAQKMEYTAELAPADGFKLAADNFFSAGGRGCNITAPFKEDAYQYATQLSERAKLAGAVNTLKKLDDGGILGDNTDGEGLVQDLLLNQVELAGKRILLVGAGGAARGVILPLLAQNPVELVITNRTLSKAQQLADLFAPFGSVSSAAIDTLNQPDFDVIINSTSAGLSGQLPGLSESLIKHDMVCYDMVYSAQITAFNLWARDLGAGKVIDGLGMLVGQAAESFMLWRGLRPGAKQVLRELRRILQE, encoded by the coding sequence ATGGATAAGTACGTTGTTTTTGGCAACCCTATCGCACAAAGTAAATCGCCTTTCATCCATACATTATTTGCCCGCCAAACAGCGCAAAAGATGGAATACACCGCAGAGCTAGCACCGGCAGATGGCTTTAAACTTGCTGCGGATAACTTTTTCTCAGCGGGAGGGCGAGGATGTAATATTACAGCGCCTTTCAAAGAGGACGCATATCAGTATGCAACTCAACTTTCTGAACGTGCGAAATTAGCCGGTGCCGTAAATACACTCAAAAAACTAGATGATGGTGGTATCTTAGGTGATAACACCGATGGTGAAGGTCTAGTTCAAGATTTATTACTCAATCAAGTTGAATTGGCTGGTAAGCGTATTCTATTAGTTGGGGCTGGTGGCGCTGCCCGCGGCGTGATTTTACCCTTACTTGCTCAAAATCCTGTCGAATTAGTGATAACCAATCGCACATTATCTAAAGCGCAGCAGTTGGCTGACCTATTTGCGCCTTTTGGTTCTGTTTCGTCGGCCGCAATAGATACACTGAATCAACCGGATTTTGATGTGATCATCAACTCTACTTCTGCAGGGTTAAGTGGGCAGCTGCCTGGCTTGTCAGAAAGTCTGATCAAACATGATATGGTTTGTTATGACATGGTTTATAGCGCCCAAATTACAGCGTTCAATTTATGGGCGCGAGATTTAGGGGCTGGAAAAGTGATTGATGGGCTGGGTATGCTTGTTGGTCAAGCTGCAGAAAGCTTTATGTTATGGCGAGGGTTACGCCCTGGAGCCAAGCAGGTACTGCGAGAATTACGCCGTATATTGCAGGAATAA
- the rsmB gene encoding 16S rRNA (cytosine(967)-C(5))-methyltransferase RsmB, whose product MNVRAAAAQVVFQVVDQGQSLSAALPAAQQNIRERDHALLQEICYGVLRWLPRLESITTHLMDKPLKGKQRAFHHLILVGLYQLGHMRIPAHAAVAETVNATKDLKKTQLRGLINAILRNYQRQQEQLDAQSVSHDAGKYGHPSWLLKMLKASYPEQLEAIVTANNTKAPMWLRVNRQHHTRDEYRALLNDVGIETDLHPEAADALRLLSPCDVSKLPGFADGWSSVQDGAAQLAVDFLQPQAGELILDCCAAPGGKTAHIMERQPTAKVVAIDCDERRLTRVYENLARLKLDATVLCADARYPADWWHGEKFDRILLDAPCSATGVIRRHPDIKWLRRASDIEALAILQAEIFDAMWLQLKSGGTLVYATCSITPQENSEQVKAFLARTADATLINRGQEADSDMEHPGRQILPGESDMDGFYYAVLQKS is encoded by the coding sequence ATGAACGTAAGAGCCGCAGCTGCCCAGGTTGTTTTTCAGGTTGTTGATCAGGGGCAATCCCTTTCCGCAGCACTACCAGCAGCCCAGCAAAACATTCGAGAACGCGATCATGCTTTGCTGCAAGAGATTTGCTACGGCGTATTACGCTGGTTACCGCGTTTAGAGTCGATTACTACTCATCTAATGGACAAGCCTTTAAAAGGTAAGCAACGTGCTTTCCATCATTTGATTTTAGTGGGTCTATACCAACTAGGTCACATGCGCATTCCCGCTCATGCTGCTGTAGCCGAAACGGTTAACGCCACTAAAGATCTAAAGAAAACCCAGCTACGTGGCTTAATTAATGCCATTTTACGTAACTATCAGCGCCAGCAAGAACAGCTAGATGCACAATCAGTCAGCCACGATGCAGGAAAATACGGCCATCCGAGTTGGTTATTAAAAATGCTGAAAGCAAGCTACCCAGAACAGTTGGAAGCGATTGTTACGGCAAATAATACCAAAGCCCCAATGTGGCTACGCGTAAACCGCCAACACCATACTCGCGATGAATATCGCGCATTACTTAATGACGTTGGCATCGAGACAGACTTACACCCAGAAGCCGCTGATGCACTTCGTTTGTTGTCACCTTGCGATGTGAGCAAACTACCTGGTTTTGCTGATGGCTGGTCATCAGTACAAGATGGTGCCGCCCAATTAGCAGTCGATTTTTTACAACCACAAGCTGGCGAACTGATTCTTGATTGTTGTGCAGCTCCTGGTGGTAAAACGGCACATATCATGGAACGTCAGCCAACGGCTAAAGTGGTTGCCATTGACTGTGATGAACGCCGTTTAACCCGCGTTTATGAAAACCTTGCCCGTCTGAAGCTTGATGCAACAGTATTGTGTGCCGATGCCCGTTACCCTGCCGATTGGTGGCACGGTGAAAAATTTGACCGCATCTTACTCGATGCACCTTGTTCTGCCACAGGGGTTATTCGTCGTCATCCAGATATTAAATGGTTACGTCGAGCAAGCGACATTGAAGCGCTCGCAATCCTTCAAGCTGAGATTTTTGATGCTATGTGGTTACAGCTGAAATCTGGTGGCACCTTGGTATATGCGACCTGTTCGATTACACCACAAGAAAACAGCGAACAAGTGAAAGCATTCCTTGCCCGCACAGCCGATGCAACCTTGATCAATCGTGGACAAGAAGCCGATAGTGATATGGAACACCCTGGTCGCCAGATCTTACCGGGTGAATCTGATATGGATGGTTTCTACTACGCTGTTCTGCAAAAAAGCTAA
- the fmt gene encoding methionyl-tRNA formyltransferase: MSKPLRIVFAGTPDFAARHLAALLSSQHEVIAVYTQPDRPAGRGKKLTASPVKNIALENDLPVYQPASLRNEDAQQELAALKADIMVVVAYGLLLPKFVLDTPKLGCINVHGSILPRWRGAAPIQRSIWAGDEETGVTIMQMDEGLDTGDMLTIATLPIEPTDTSATMYDKLAGLGPNALIDCLSEISAGTAIAEKQNDELANYAKKLNKEEAKIDWAMEATAIERCIRAFNPWPMSYFAVAEQNVKVWHAVVEAENQGKAPGTILSADKQGITVATGKGALRLIELQPPGKKAMKAQDILNSRREWFELGTQL; this comes from the coding sequence TTGAGCAAACCGTTACGTATTGTATTTGCTGGTACACCTGACTTCGCCGCCCGTCATCTGGCGGCGTTGTTGTCTTCACAGCATGAAGTTATCGCCGTATATACCCAGCCAGATCGTCCTGCTGGTCGTGGTAAAAAATTAACCGCGAGCCCGGTTAAAAATATCGCGTTAGAAAATGATCTGCCCGTGTATCAACCGGCATCATTGCGCAATGAAGACGCGCAACAAGAACTTGCAGCGTTAAAGGCCGATATCATGGTCGTCGTGGCTTATGGCCTACTACTGCCTAAATTTGTGTTAGATACGCCTAAACTGGGTTGTATCAATGTGCATGGTTCTATTTTGCCACGCTGGCGTGGTGCTGCACCGATCCAACGCTCAATTTGGGCTGGCGATGAAGAAACCGGTGTGACCATCATGCAAATGGATGAAGGTCTTGATACGGGTGATATGCTAACTATCGCCACACTACCTATCGAGCCAACAGATACCAGTGCAACGATGTATGACAAGCTTGCGGGATTAGGTCCTAACGCTTTAATTGACTGTCTATCTGAGATTTCCGCAGGTACAGCCATTGCTGAAAAGCAAAATGATGAACTCGCGAATTACGCGAAGAAGTTGAATAAAGAAGAAGCCAAAATTGACTGGGCGATGGAAGCAACCGCCATTGAGCGTTGTATCCGTGCATTTAACCCATGGCCAATGAGCTACTTTGCTGTCGCTGAACAAAATGTCAAAGTATGGCATGCCGTTGTTGAAGCTGAAAACCAAGGTAAAGCTCCGGGTACAATTTTATCTGCCGATAAACAAGGCATCACGGTTGCGACAGGTAAAGGTGCACTTCGCCTTATCGAACTTCAACCTCCAGGAAAGAAAGCCATGAAAGCGCAAGATATTCTAAACTCGCGCCGAGAGTGGTTTGAACTTGGCACTCAATTATAA
- the def gene encoding peptide deformylase, which yields MSLLQVLIFPDERLRTIAKPVEAITPDIQNIVDDMLETMYDEEGIGLAATQVDIHQRIVVIDISEERDQPMVLINPEITDKRGEDGIEEGCLSVPGSRALVSRAAEVSVKALDRDGNPFSFEADDLLAICVQHELDHLAGKLFVDYLSPLKRQRIKQKLEKMKRFNEKD from the coding sequence ATGTCTCTATTGCAAGTATTAATATTCCCTGATGAACGCCTGCGTACTATTGCTAAGCCAGTTGAAGCAATAACACCAGACATCCAGAACATCGTCGATGACATGCTAGAAACCATGTACGACGAAGAAGGTATCGGTTTAGCGGCTACACAAGTTGATATTCATCAACGTATTGTGGTGATCGATATTTCTGAAGAGCGTGACCAGCCAATGGTACTGATCAACCCAGAAATCACAGATAAACGTGGTGAAGATGGGATTGAAGAAGGCTGCCTATCTGTACCTGGCTCTCGAGCATTGGTTTCTCGTGCGGCAGAAGTTTCTGTCAAAGCACTTGACCGTGATGGTAACCCATTCTCATTCGAAGCGGATGATCTGCTTGCAATCTGTGTACAGCACGAACTTGATCACTTAGCTGGCAAGTTGTTTGTTGATTACCTGTCGCCTTTAAAACGTCAGCGTATTAAACAGAAACTAGAGAAAATGAAACGTTTTAACGAGAAAGACTAA
- a CDS encoding DUF1488 domain-containing protein, with protein sequence MNQNILFSDLQSWDNAKQAVNFPAQQGGALITCWVSLKWLQQHTSQPLVTEDDILAAFSANRFDLEELAEEQIEDEDFDNEGCIFIG encoded by the coding sequence ATGAACCAAAATATTTTATTTTCCGATCTTCAAAGTTGGGATAATGCTAAGCAAGCGGTTAATTTCCCTGCTCAGCAAGGTGGAGCGTTGATTACGTGTTGGGTGAGTCTTAAATGGCTGCAGCAGCATACATCGCAGCCATTAGTCACTGAAGATGATATCCTCGCCGCCTTTTCTGCCAATCGATTTGATTTAGAGGAACTGGCAGAAGAACAGATAGAAGATGAAGACTTTGATAATGAAGGTTGTATCTTTATTGGTTAA